A genomic stretch from Microbacterium proteolyticum includes:
- the lspA gene encoding signal peptidase II — MRSRSPLRPAAAGIVIAILAMLVLAADQLAKTVAIDNLPPERVVPVLGDALQFYLVRNPGAAFSLGEGVTWVFTIALAVVAGVIVFLAVRRVRSRLWAVVLGLLLGGVLGNLTDRLIREPGFPVGHVVDFISTPWMMPAIYNVADVFIVSMMISVAILVLAGLRIDGTRETRASRAAAADGEIEASPGPGAR; from the coding sequence TTGCGCAGTCGATCTCCTCTGCGTCCGGCGGCGGCCGGCATCGTCATCGCGATCCTCGCGATGCTGGTGCTGGCCGCCGACCAGTTGGCGAAGACCGTCGCCATCGACAACCTCCCCCCGGAGCGCGTCGTCCCGGTCCTCGGCGACGCGCTGCAGTTCTACCTCGTCCGCAATCCCGGTGCGGCTTTCTCGCTCGGCGAGGGCGTGACGTGGGTCTTCACCATCGCGCTGGCGGTCGTCGCCGGCGTGATCGTCTTCCTCGCGGTGCGGCGTGTCCGCTCGCGGCTGTGGGCCGTCGTCCTGGGCCTCCTCCTCGGGGGTGTGCTGGGCAACCTCACCGACCGTCTCATCCGGGAGCCGGGCTTCCCGGTGGGTCACGTGGTCGACTTCATCTCGACGCCCTGGATGATGCCCGCGATCTACAACGTCGCCGACGTGTTCATCGTCTCCATGATGATCTCGGTCGCGATCCTCGTGCTCGCTGGGCTCCGCATCGACGGCACGCGCGAGACGCGGGCCTCCCGTGCGGCCGCGGCCGACGGCGAAATCGAGGCGTCGCCCGGCCCGGGAGCCCGCTGA
- a CDS encoding DivIVA domain-containing protein — MALTPDDVVTKQFQHVRFKEGFDPDEVDDFLDEIVVEWRKTIAENEELKAKLAAYESGEATPAAEAPAAEAPATAEPAVEETPAPVVSKSTPDLEPAAQSAGIIELAQRLHDEHVAEGRAQRDQLISEAQAQAASIVAEAEQKGREERARLEKERTTLEGRITELRNFERDYRSQLRSYIEGQLRDLDTTATSSGSTPVSAIGL, encoded by the coding sequence ATGGCACTGACCCCCGATGACGTCGTCACCAAGCAGTTCCAGCACGTGCGCTTCAAGGAGGGCTTCGACCCCGATGAGGTCGACGACTTCCTCGACGAGATCGTCGTCGAGTGGCGCAAGACCATCGCCGAGAACGAAGAGCTGAAGGCCAAGCTCGCGGCCTACGAGTCCGGCGAAGCCACCCCGGCCGCCGAGGCGCCCGCCGCCGAGGCGCCCGCGACGGCAGAGCCCGCCGTCGAAGAGACCCCCGCTCCCGTCGTGTCGAAGTCGACCCCCGACCTGGAGCCGGCCGCGCAGAGCGCGGGCATCATCGAGCTCGCCCAGCGCCTGCACGACGAGCACGTGGCCGAGGGCCGCGCGCAGCGCGACCAGCTCATCAGCGAGGCCCAGGCGCAGGCGGCGTCCATCGTCGCCGAAGCCGAGCAGAAGGGCCGCGAAGAGCGCGCCCGCCTCGAGAAGGAGCGCACCACGCTCGAGGGCCGCATCACCGAGCTCCGCAACTTCGAGCGCGACTACCGCTCGCAGCTGCGTTCCTACATCGAGGGTCAGCTCCGCGACCTCGACACCACCGCGACGTCCTCGGGCTCGACGCCGGTGTCGGCGATCGGCCTGTAG
- a CDS encoding YggT family protein: MAVVSLIGSILSTILFIYIVILLARLVLEYIPMFNREWRPRGVTLVLAEIIYTVTDPPIKLIRRVIPPLRIGGIAIDFGFAIVMFVCFLLLSVTRSLAAA; the protein is encoded by the coding sequence GTGGCCGTCGTGAGCCTGATCGGCTCCATCCTCAGCACGATCCTGTTCATCTACATCGTGATCCTGCTCGCCCGCCTCGTGCTCGAGTACATCCCGATGTTCAACCGGGAGTGGCGTCCGCGCGGTGTCACCCTGGTGCTGGCCGAGATCATCTACACCGTGACGGACCCGCCCATCAAGCTGATTCGCCGCGTCATCCCGCCCCTGCGCATCGGGGGCATCGCGATCGATTTCGGTTTCGCGATCGTGATGTTCGTCTGCTTCCTGCTGTTGAGCGTCACGCGGTCCCTCGCGGCCGCCTGA
- a CDS encoding cell division protein SepF has protein sequence MSNPLKKTMVYLGLADEEETYEETAPQPIARKQPTQTAAPVEKAAPVTPLHRPAVVRQPTAGPVSEILTVHPKQYRDAQTIAENFREGIPVIINLSQMSDADARRLIDFASGLSLGLYGRIERVTSKVFLLSPENIAVSGDGAIAQADPEVAPFASQ, from the coding sequence ATGTCGAACCCCCTCAAGAAAACGATGGTGTACCTGGGCCTCGCCGACGAGGAAGAGACCTATGAGGAGACAGCGCCGCAGCCCATCGCGCGCAAGCAGCCCACGCAGACTGCTGCTCCCGTCGAGAAGGCCGCGCCGGTGACCCCGCTGCACCGGCCCGCCGTGGTGCGCCAGCCCACCGCGGGTCCCGTGAGCGAGATCCTCACGGTGCACCCGAAGCAGTACCGCGACGCGCAGACGATCGCCGAGAACTTCCGCGAGGGGATCCCGGTCATCATCAACCTGTCGCAGATGAGCGACGCCGACGCGCGCCGTCTGATCGACTTCGCGAGCGGACTCTCGCTCGGACTGTACGGCCGCATCGAGCGGGTGACGAGCAAGGTCTTCCTGCTCTCGCCCGAGAACATCGCCGTCTCCGGCGACGGTGCGATCGCGCAGGCCGACCCCGAGGTCGCGCCCTTCGCGTCCCAGTAA
- a CDS encoding YggS family pyridoxal phosphate-dependent enzyme — MDTALADRLAAVDERIRDAARAAHRDVADITRIVVTKFHPASLVRDLHALGVRHVGENRQQELTAKRAELAGIPDLTWHFIGQAQTNKARAVRAAADAVHSVDRARIADALDAADGEGVLDVLLQVNLTDDSGRGGVAPGGVDELAVHVSGLSGLRLRGVMAVAPLDEEPARAFERLRRSADVVRAVDPDARWISAGMTGDFPEAIAMGATHLRIGSAITGPRPPRD; from the coding sequence ATGGACACCGCCCTGGCCGACCGGCTCGCCGCCGTCGATGAGCGCATCCGGGATGCCGCCCGCGCGGCGCACCGCGACGTCGCCGACATCACCCGCATCGTCGTGACGAAGTTCCACCCCGCGTCCCTCGTGCGCGATCTCCACGCCCTCGGCGTGCGTCACGTGGGCGAGAACCGCCAGCAGGAGCTCACCGCCAAGCGCGCGGAGCTGGCCGGCATCCCGGATCTCACCTGGCACTTCATCGGTCAGGCGCAGACGAACAAAGCCCGTGCCGTCCGGGCGGCCGCGGATGCCGTGCATTCGGTCGACCGCGCGCGCATCGCCGACGCGCTGGACGCCGCCGACGGCGAGGGGGTGCTGGACGTGCTGCTGCAGGTCAACCTCACCGATGACAGCGGCCGCGGAGGCGTCGCGCCCGGGGGTGTCGACGAGCTCGCCGTGCACGTCTCGGGGCTGTCGGGGTTGCGTCTGCGCGGCGTGATGGCGGTCGCCCCCCTCGACGAGGAGCCCGCCCGGGCCTTCGAGCGACTTCGCCGGTCGGCCGACGTCGTGCGTGCGGTGGACCCCGACGCGCGGTGGATCTCGGCAGGGATGACCGGCGATTTCCCGGAAGCCATCGCGATGGGCGCGACACACCTGCGGATCGGCTCCGCAATCACCGGCCCGAGGCCCCCGCGCGACTAG
- the ftsZ gene encoding cell division protein FtsZ → MSHNQNYLAVIKVVGVGGGGVNAVNRMIELGLRGVEFIAINTDAQALLMSDADVKLDVGRELTRGLGAGADPEVGRRAAEDHAEEIEEALRGADMVFVTAGEGGGTGTGGAPVVAKIAKSIGALTIGVVTKPFSFEGRRRQSQAEAGVGRLKEEVDTLIVVPNDRLLEISDRGISMIEAFATADQVLLAGVQGITDLITTPGLINLDFADVKSVMQGAGSALMGIGSARGADRAIKAAELAVESPLLEASIEGAHGVLLSIQGGSNLGIFEINDAAQLVKEAAHPEANIIFGTVIDDTLGDEVRVTVIAAGFDGGEPSLRIDPVGAQRPASTPVLPAIPADDVARDLDAAEEQKTAAERAPERRPEPAPVAARVPETSYDSGYADDDLDVPDFLK, encoded by the coding sequence ATGAGCCACAACCAGAACTACCTCGCCGTGATCAAGGTCGTCGGTGTGGGCGGGGGCGGCGTCAACGCCGTCAACCGCATGATCGAGCTCGGCCTGCGCGGCGTGGAGTTCATCGCGATCAACACCGACGCGCAGGCGCTGCTCATGAGCGACGCCGACGTCAAGCTCGACGTGGGGCGCGAGCTCACCCGGGGTCTCGGCGCAGGTGCCGACCCCGAGGTCGGCCGTCGCGCCGCCGAAGACCACGCGGAGGAGATCGAGGAGGCCCTGCGCGGCGCCGACATGGTCTTCGTCACCGCGGGCGAGGGCGGTGGCACCGGCACGGGCGGCGCGCCGGTGGTGGCGAAGATCGCCAAGTCGATCGGCGCCCTCACCATCGGTGTCGTGACCAAGCCCTTCTCGTTCGAGGGTCGCCGCCGTCAGAGCCAGGCCGAGGCCGGCGTCGGGCGTCTGAAGGAAGAGGTCGACACCCTCATCGTCGTCCCCAACGACCGGCTGCTCGAGATCAGCGACCGCGGCATCTCGATGATCGAGGCGTTCGCCACCGCCGACCAGGTGCTGCTCGCCGGTGTGCAGGGCATCACCGACCTCATCACCACCCCGGGTCTCATCAACCTCGACTTCGCCGACGTCAAGAGCGTGATGCAGGGCGCGGGGTCGGCGCTCATGGGCATCGGTTCCGCGCGCGGCGCCGACCGTGCCATCAAGGCCGCCGAGCTCGCCGTCGAATCCCCGCTGCTCGAGGCGTCGATCGAGGGTGCGCACGGCGTGCTGCTGTCCATCCAGGGCGGTTCGAACCTCGGCATCTTCGAGATCAACGACGCCGCTCAGCTCGTCAAGGAAGCGGCCCACCCCGAAGCCAACATCATCTTCGGAACGGTCATCGACGACACCCTCGGCGACGAGGTGCGCGTCACCGTCATCGCCGCCGGCTTCGACGGGGGCGAGCCGTCGCTGCGAATCGATCCCGTGGGGGCGCAGCGCCCGGCATCCACTCCGGTGCTCCCGGCCATCCCGGCCGACGACGTCGCCCGTGACCTGGACGCCGCCGAGGAGCAGAAGACCGCCGCCGAGCGCGCCCCCGAGCGTCGCCCGGAGCCGGCTCCGGTGGCCGCGCGCGTTCCCGAGACCTCGTACGACAGCGGCTACGCCGACGACGACCTCGACGTGCCGGACTTCCTGAAGTAA
- a CDS encoding FtsQ-type POTRA domain-containing protein: MKRPSPLPQQPESVRPVPRVERPAPRDPVAAEQTAPVTPLTRATTDTATEPPLEGARLRDVLRASRARRRALSAEVKRFTVRSRRRRNIWIGVGAALLVTVVGTAGAAYSPLFALERIDVVGTAQLDAGAVTDALSGQLGTPLALVDDSEVKAALVRFPLVESYTLEARPPHDLVVNIVERTPIGAMQTAAGFTVVDAAGVALSTTPDAPAGQPVLDIAEGTDSAAFHAAGRVMRALPDAVRSQVTGVSASTPDDVTLTLGASGSTVVWGSADRSAEKAVVLDRLMQKSPPDRAKEYDVTSPDAGVVR; encoded by the coding sequence GTGAAGCGGCCTTCGCCCCTGCCGCAGCAGCCGGAGTCCGTCCGGCCGGTCCCGCGGGTCGAGCGTCCGGCGCCGCGGGATCCGGTCGCCGCCGAGCAGACGGCTCCGGTGACGCCGCTCACGCGTGCGACGACGGATACCGCGACCGAGCCGCCCCTCGAGGGTGCGAGGCTCCGTGATGTGCTGCGCGCCTCACGGGCGCGTCGGCGCGCCCTGTCGGCCGAGGTCAAGCGTTTCACGGTGCGCAGCCGCCGGCGCCGCAACATCTGGATCGGCGTGGGCGCCGCGCTCCTGGTCACCGTGGTCGGCACGGCCGGTGCGGCGTACAGCCCGCTCTTCGCCCTCGAGCGCATCGACGTGGTCGGAACCGCACAGCTCGATGCCGGCGCCGTCACCGACGCGCTGAGCGGTCAGCTCGGAACCCCGCTCGCCCTCGTCGACGACAGCGAGGTGAAGGCCGCGCTCGTCCGCTTCCCGCTCGTGGAGTCGTACACCCTCGAGGCCCGGCCGCCGCACGACCTCGTCGTGAACATCGTCGAACGCACGCCGATCGGCGCGATGCAGACCGCAGCCGGCTTCACGGTGGTGGATGCCGCCGGCGTCGCGTTATCGACCACGCCCGACGCGCCGGCGGGGCAGCCGGTGCTCGACATCGCGGAGGGGACCGACTCCGCGGCGTTCCACGCGGCCGGCCGGGTCATGCGTGCCCTTCCCGATGCCGTGCGTTCGCAGGTGACCGGGGTCTCGGCATCCACTCCGGACGACGTGACCCTCACGCTCGGTGCGTCGGGATCGACGGTCGTCTGGGGCAGTGCCGACCGATCGGCTGAGAAGGCGGTCGTGCTGGACCGCCTCATGCAGAAGAGCCCTCCCGATCGCGCCAAGGAGTACGACGTCACCTCGCCCGACGCTGGTGTCGTGCGCTGA
- the murC gene encoding UDP-N-acetylmuramate--L-alanine ligase has protein sequence MIRPDLSLPIPETITSAHFIGVGGSGMSGLARMFLDRGIRVSGSDRSDSAALRDLAARGAVVHVGHDAAHLGDADTVVHTGAIWPENPEFVTAKQRGLHVIHRSQALHWLIGGRRLVSVAGAHGKTTSTGMIVTALRALEENPTFVNGGVIADLGASSGTGSDELFVIEADESDGTFELYDTSVALITNVDPDHLDHYGSRDAFDAAFARFADAAREAVVISADDPGARAVRERITHANVITFGEDETADVRLSGIRTDGPVAFTLTADGESVDVRLRVPGAHNAVNAAGAVAVLRVLGHTLADAARAVEGFGGTVRRFELHGVQHGVSVYDDYAHHPTEVAAALSAARTVVGEGRIIAIQQPHTYSRTQEMYREFAEVLESHADHTVMLDVYGAREDPVPGVTGELVSGAFADPSHVHYVPDWQAAAEYTAEVARPGDYVITLGCGNVYQIIPQVLEALSRTEAAAV, from the coding sequence ATGATCAGACCCGACCTGAGCCTCCCCATCCCCGAGACCATCACCTCCGCGCACTTCATCGGCGTGGGCGGCTCGGGCATGTCCGGGCTCGCCCGCATGTTCCTCGACCGCGGCATCCGGGTCTCCGGCTCGGACCGTTCCGACAGTGCCGCGCTCCGCGACCTCGCCGCCCGCGGTGCCGTCGTCCACGTCGGCCACGACGCCGCGCACCTGGGCGATGCCGACACCGTCGTGCACACCGGCGCCATCTGGCCCGAGAACCCGGAGTTCGTCACGGCCAAGCAGCGCGGGCTGCACGTCATTCACCGCTCGCAGGCGCTGCACTGGCTGATCGGCGGTCGACGACTCGTCTCGGTCGCCGGAGCGCACGGCAAGACCACCTCGACCGGCATGATCGTCACGGCGCTGCGCGCGCTCGAGGAGAACCCCACGTTCGTGAACGGGGGTGTGATCGCCGATCTCGGCGCCTCCAGCGGGACCGGCTCCGACGAGCTCTTCGTCATCGAGGCCGACGAGTCCGACGGCACGTTCGAGCTCTACGACACCTCCGTCGCCCTCATCACCAACGTCGACCCCGACCACCTCGACCATTACGGCTCCCGCGACGCCTTCGATGCCGCGTTCGCGCGTTTCGCCGACGCCGCGCGCGAGGCTGTGGTGATCTCGGCCGACGACCCGGGTGCTCGCGCCGTGCGCGAGCGCATCACGCACGCGAACGTCATCACCTTCGGCGAGGATGAGACGGCTGATGTGCGCCTCAGCGGCATCCGCACCGACGGCCCCGTCGCCTTCACGCTCACCGCCGACGGTGAGAGCGTCGACGTGCGCCTGCGCGTCCCCGGCGCCCACAACGCCGTCAACGCCGCCGGCGCCGTGGCGGTGCTGCGCGTGCTGGGTCACACGCTCGCCGATGCCGCGCGCGCGGTCGAGGGCTTCGGCGGCACGGTCCGCCGCTTCGAACTGCACGGCGTGCAACACGGCGTCAGCGTCTACGACGACTACGCGCACCACCCCACCGAGGTCGCCGCCGCGCTGTCGGCGGCACGGACGGTCGTGGGCGAGGGGCGCATCATCGCGATCCAGCAGCCGCACACCTACTCGCGCACGCAGGAGATGTACCGCGAGTTCGCCGAGGTGCTCGAATCGCACGCCGACCACACCGTCATGCTCGACGTGTACGGGGCCCGCGAAGACCCGGTTCCCGGGGTGACCGGAGAGCTCGTGAGCGGAGCCTTCGCCGACCCGTCGCACGTGCACTACGTCCCCGACTGGCAGGCGGCGGCCGAGTACACGGCCGAGGTGGCCCGCCCCGGCGACTACGTCATCACCCTCGGCTGCGGCAACGTGTACCAGATCATCCCGCAGGTGCTCGAGGCGCTCTCGCGCACCGAGGCCGCGGCGGTCTGA
- a CDS encoding UDP-N-acetylglucosamine--N-acetylmuramyl-(pentapeptide) pyrophosphoryl-undecaprenol N-acetylglucosamine transferase yields the protein MTTYLLAGGGTAGHVNPLLAVADGLRARDAAADVLVLGTREGLESRLVPLRGYELLTVDKVPFPRRPDRAAAVFPARLLRAVAHVRRIIRDRSVDVVVGFGGYAAAPAYLAARRERVPFVVHEANAKPGLANVLGARGAARVGVAFEGTPLRGAREVGMPLRREIVELDAPALRDEAATHFGLDPSQPTLLVFGGSLGALRLNTGFGGAWRDVLDAGWQLLHVTGQNSDLPDPGAKGYAVVRYVDRMDLAFAMADLVVSRSGAATVSEINALGIPAVYVPYAVGNGEQSLNAAASVRAGAAILITDADLTPERVRTEIVPLLRDGERREAMRAAAARTGIRTGTENVIALVDEAVAR from the coding sequence GTGACGACTTACCTCCTCGCCGGCGGCGGCACCGCCGGGCACGTCAATCCGCTCCTCGCCGTCGCCGACGGCCTGCGCGCCCGCGATGCCGCGGCCGACGTGCTCGTGCTCGGCACCCGGGAGGGCCTCGAATCCCGTCTCGTGCCGCTGCGCGGATACGAACTGCTCACGGTCGACAAGGTGCCCTTCCCGCGCCGCCCCGACCGCGCCGCCGCCGTCTTCCCCGCGCGTCTGCTGCGCGCCGTGGCGCACGTGAGACGGATCATCCGCGACCGCTCCGTCGACGTCGTCGTCGGCTTCGGCGGGTATGCCGCAGCCCCGGCCTACCTTGCCGCGCGCCGCGAGCGCGTGCCATTCGTCGTGCACGAGGCCAACGCCAAGCCGGGTCTGGCGAATGTGCTCGGTGCCCGCGGGGCGGCCCGGGTGGGGGTGGCCTTCGAGGGCACGCCCTTGCGGGGCGCGCGCGAGGTCGGGATGCCGCTGCGTCGCGAGATCGTCGAGCTCGACGCCCCGGCCCTGCGCGACGAGGCGGCCACCCACTTCGGACTGGATCCCTCGCAGCCCACGCTCCTCGTCTTCGGCGGGTCGCTCGGAGCGCTCCGGCTGAACACCGGGTTCGGCGGAGCCTGGCGCGACGTGCTCGACGCCGGTTGGCAGCTGCTGCACGTCACCGGCCAGAACTCCGACCTGCCCGACCCGGGCGCGAAGGGCTACGCCGTCGTCCGCTACGTCGACCGCATGGACCTGGCCTTCGCGATGGCCGACCTCGTCGTCTCGCGATCGGGCGCTGCGACCGTCAGCGAGATCAACGCCCTCGGCATCCCCGCCGTCTACGTTCCGTACGCGGTCGGCAACGGCGAGCAGAGCCTGAACGCGGCCGCCTCGGTGCGCGCGGGGGCGGCGATCCTCATCACCGACGCCGACCTGACGCCCGAGCGCGTGCGCACGGAGATCGTGCCGCTGCTGCGCGACGGCGAACGCCGGGAGGCCATGCGCGCCGCAGCCGCCCGCACGGGCATCCGGACCGGTACCGAGAACGTCATCGCGCTCGTCGACGAGGCCGTGGCGCGCTGA
- the ftsW gene encoding putative lipid II flippase FtsW produces MTTTAPPPRQTPDDQPERGGLIARVSLGRAFRPVSGEFLLIASAALLLTGFGLVMVLSATSALDGGQSPFDHVMKQGVFAVLGIPLMFVLSRARMEFWRKIAWPALIFATAFQLLVYVPGLGIAANGNRNWVAIGGFQFQPAEFLKLTLALWMGAVLWRKRRLLTSWAHVFIPVVPVSVLVIGTVLGGKDLGTVMILVLVVLGALFFAGIKLRMFILPALLSVVVVLLSAVGSENRMERIGSLFAPDDASCYYTTCYQSLHGVWGLASGGLLGLGLGNSKEKYDWLPAAANDYIFAIIGEELGLVGCVVVLLLFALFAVGAFRIIRRTDDPFVRIIAGAITLWIVGQALVNIGVVLRVLPVLGVPLPFMSQGGTSLLSVLIACGVLLSCARTLPDRRAVAEASRAARTPARRSARRG; encoded by the coding sequence GTGACCACGACGGCGCCCCCTCCGCGGCAGACCCCCGACGACCAGCCCGAGCGCGGCGGGCTCATCGCCCGCGTGTCGTTGGGGCGGGCGTTCCGGCCGGTGTCGGGGGAGTTCCTGCTCATCGCCTCCGCGGCTCTGCTGCTCACCGGGTTCGGTCTCGTGATGGTGCTGTCGGCGACCTCGGCCCTCGACGGCGGCCAGAGCCCGTTCGACCACGTGATGAAGCAGGGCGTGTTCGCCGTCCTCGGCATCCCGCTCATGTTCGTGCTCAGCCGTGCGCGCATGGAGTTCTGGCGGAAGATCGCCTGGCCCGCCCTGATCTTCGCGACGGCGTTCCAGCTGCTGGTGTACGTGCCCGGTCTCGGTATCGCGGCCAACGGCAACCGCAACTGGGTGGCGATCGGCGGCTTCCAGTTCCAGCCCGCGGAGTTCCTCAAGCTCACGCTGGCGCTGTGGATGGGGGCCGTGCTCTGGCGCAAGCGCCGTCTGCTGACGTCGTGGGCGCACGTGTTCATCCCGGTCGTGCCGGTCTCCGTGCTCGTGATCGGCACGGTGCTCGGTGGGAAGGACCTCGGCACGGTGATGATCCTCGTGCTGGTGGTGCTGGGTGCGCTCTTCTTCGCCGGCATCAAGCTGCGCATGTTCATCCTGCCGGCGCTGCTGTCCGTCGTGGTGGTGCTGCTGTCCGCGGTCGGCAGCGAGAACCGCATGGAGCGGATCGGCAGCCTCTTCGCGCCCGATGACGCGTCGTGCTACTACACCACCTGTTATCAGTCGCTGCACGGTGTGTGGGGCCTCGCGAGCGGCGGGCTCCTCGGACTGGGCTTGGGCAACTCGAAAGAGAAGTACGACTGGCTCCCGGCCGCCGCCAACGACTACATCTTCGCCATCATCGGCGAGGAGCTGGGCCTCGTCGGCTGCGTCGTGGTGCTGCTGCTCTTCGCCCTGTTCGCGGTGGGCGCCTTCCGCATCATCCGGCGGACCGACGACCCGTTCGTCCGGATCATCGCGGGCGCGATCACGCTGTGGATCGTCGGCCAGGCGCTGGTGAACATCGGCGTGGTGCTGCGCGTCCTCCCCGTGCTGGGCGTCCCGCTGCCGTTCATGTCGCAGGGCGGCACGTCGCTGCTGTCGGTGCTCATCGCGTGCGGCGTGCTGCTGTCGTGCGCGCGCACGCTGCCCGATCGTCGCGCGGTCGCGGAGGCTTCTCGGGCGGCGCGGACACCCGCCCGCCGTTCCGCCCGTCGCGGCTGA
- the murD gene encoding UDP-N-acetylmuramoyl-L-alanine--D-glutamate ligase has protein sequence MALTRMTDLTTLTSWHADWKGLRVAVLGLSVTGFSAADTLAELGAEVLVVTERADAEYARLLPVLGVELYEGPLDTVPAALADFAPEVVVASPGFAPHHPVIRWTQEQGIALWGDVELAWRVRDKVVRPDGRPADWVLITGTNGKTTTTRLTAEMLVTAGLRAVPVGNIGTPVLDAVRDPSGFDALVVELSSHQLWYLNLQTGDDALSPHAAVCLNLADDHLEWHGGADAYRDAKAGVYARTRVACVYNKADLVTRGMVEDAEVIEGARAIGFDLGVPGPSDLGVVDGILVDRAFLEERATSALELTTVADLTARGLAAPHVVANILAASALARSLGAAPEHIHDALERFRLDPHRIQVVGAHAGVTWVDDSKATNPHAASSSLAAYPGAVWVVGGLLKGVDLSDLVRARGGAVRAAIVIGTERGDIVAAFARHAPAVPLFEVDHAETEDVMAQVVELAAGVARDGDTVLLAPAAASFDQFSSYADRGERFADAVRAWIAGQGDGASRPQD, from the coding sequence ATGGCTCTCACGCGTATGACCGACCTCACCACCCTCACCAGCTGGCACGCGGACTGGAAGGGCCTGCGCGTCGCCGTGCTGGGCCTGTCGGTCACCGGGTTCTCCGCGGCCGACACGCTCGCAGAGCTCGGCGCCGAGGTGCTCGTGGTGACGGAGCGGGCGGATGCCGAGTACGCGCGCCTTCTCCCGGTGCTCGGCGTCGAGCTGTACGAGGGGCCGCTGGACACCGTGCCCGCCGCCCTCGCCGACTTCGCGCCCGAGGTGGTCGTCGCCTCGCCCGGGTTCGCGCCGCACCACCCCGTCATCCGGTGGACGCAAGAGCAGGGCATCGCCCTGTGGGGAGACGTGGAGCTCGCGTGGCGCGTGCGCGACAAGGTCGTGCGTCCCGACGGCCGCCCGGCCGACTGGGTGCTCATCACGGGGACCAACGGCAAGACCACCACGACGCGGCTGACGGCCGAGATGCTCGTCACCGCCGGCCTGCGCGCCGTGCCCGTGGGCAACATCGGCACCCCCGTCCTCGACGCCGTGCGCGACCCGAGCGGGTTCGACGCACTCGTCGTGGAGCTCTCGAGCCACCAGCTGTGGTACCTCAACCTGCAGACCGGCGACGACGCGCTGTCGCCGCACGCGGCGGTGTGCCTGAACCTCGCCGACGACCACCTCGAGTGGCACGGCGGCGCCGACGCCTACCGCGACGCGAAGGCCGGCGTCTACGCCCGCACCCGCGTGGCGTGCGTCTACAACAAGGCCGACCTCGTCACCCGGGGCATGGTGGAGGATGCCGAGGTCATCGAGGGCGCGCGCGCCATCGGCTTCGACCTGGGCGTGCCGGGGCCGAGCGATCTCGGCGTCGTCGATGGGATCCTCGTCGATCGCGCCTTCCTCGAGGAGCGGGCGACCTCCGCCCTGGAGCTCACCACGGTCGCCGACCTCACCGCACGCGGGCTCGCCGCCCCTCACGTGGTGGCGAACATCCTCGCGGCCAGCGCCCTCGCCCGCTCCCTCGGCGCGGCGCCCGAGCACATCCACGACGCTCTCGAGCGCTTCCGCCTCGACCCGCACCGCATCCAGGTCGTCGGGGCCCACGCGGGTGTCACGTGGGTCGACGACTCCAAGGCCACCAACCCGCACGCGGCATCGTCGTCGCTCGCGGCGTACCCGGGCGCCGTCTGGGTGGTCGGCGGGTTGCTGAAGGGCGTCGACCTCAGCGACCTCGTCCGCGCCCGCGGCGGCGCGGTACGCGCCGCCATCGTCATCGGCACCGAGCGCGGCGACATCGTCGCGGCGTTCGCGCGACACGCCCCGGCGGTTCCGCTGTTCGAGGTCGACCACGCCGAGACTGAAGACGTCATGGCCCAGGTCGTCGAACTGGCGGCGGGTGTGGCCCGGGACGGAGACACCGTTCTCCTGGCTCCCGCGGCGGCATCCTTCGATCAGTTCTCCTCCTACGCCGACCGCGGCGAACGCTTCGCCGACGCGGTGCGGGCGTGGATCGCGGGGCAGGGCGACGGAGCATCTCGACCGCAGGACTGA